The stretch of DNA CGGCGGCCAACAGCACGATTGGTACGGCGGCGTATATGTCCCCGGAACAGTGCAAAGGAGATCGGGACCTGACTCACAAGTCGGACCTGTACTCGCTGGGGGTGGTCTTCTTCGAGCTGCTGACGGGGCGCAAGCCCTTCCGGGCGGAAACGACGATGGACATGTTTCTCAAGCATGTCCAGGAAGCCCCGCCGCGGCCCAGCCGGCTGACCGTGGAGGTGCCGCCGAAGCTGGAAGCCCTGATTCTGCAACTGATGGCCAAGGACAAGGACGACCGGCCCACGGATGCCGCCTGGGTCGGCCGCATGCTCGAAGAGATCGAAGAGGATGCCCTAGCCCTGCGCAGCGCCGGGGAAGCCCTGCTCCATTCACGCAATTTGGACAAGCCCCGCCATGCGGACGGTTCCCGCCTGACCGCGGAGGATCGCGAGGCGCTCCGGGCTTTGCGCGGCAAGAAAGTGCGCAAAAAGAAGCAGCGCGATGACCGGGCCTGGTGGGAAAAACCGCTATTCCAAGCGTCGGCGGCTGTGCTCGGTTTAGTGGCCGTCGCGGGGCTGGCGGCCTGGGCCTTGTGGCCCCCTTCCGCAGATAAACTCTGGCATGCCGTCGAGACCGCCACCGAGCCGGACCAGCAGCGCAAAGCCGCCGAGACCTACCTCAAGCGCTTCGGCCAGAACGAGGATGAACGCACGCAGAAGGTGGCCGCCATCTTCCGGGACCTGGTGGTTCGTGAGCGCAACCGCGTCCTGCAAAACCGCTTCAACCGGGGCATGTCCCAGCCGCTGGAAAACGATGATGCCGAAGCCTACAAGCTGGCCTGGAAAGCCCTGGAATACGAAAAGCTGGGGAATCTGACCCTGGCCGAGCAGCACTGGAAGCAGCTCCAGGAACGCTTTGCCGAGAGCGCCCAGCTTCCCTTTACGTTGGAGGAGGCGACGTTGCAAAAGGCCCGCTGGGGCTGGCTGGCCCAACACCGCCTCCAACTCCTTCAGGAGGTCCGCAAGCTCGCTGACACCCTGCGCAAGCAGGTGGACGAATACCGGGAGTTCGAGCGGCCCTTCCCCACCGATGCCACCCAGCCGGAAACCCTGGCCCTGTTCGCCCAGCGGTTGGAACTGTTCGGCGACCGGGAGAAAGCCTTGCGTATCTGGACCCAGCTCCACGAGCGCACCGAAAAGGACGAGGAGCAGAAATCCTGGCACTTGCTCGCTGGTGAACGCAAGCACCGCCTGACCACCGCCTCCACCCCCGCCGACCCGCTCAAGCAGCGCCTCAACCTCATCGAGGGGCATCTGCAAAAGGCCCAGCAACTCCTGGCCGTCCTTCAGCCCGACGATCCCGCCATCAAGCGCAAGCGGGCCGACATCCGCATCCTTTGCCGTGACATCGCCGATCTGTATGCTGACGAAGGCGAGCCAGCCATCGAGAAGCTGGTGCAGCAAGCCCGCACCCTGTTGGAAAAAATGCGAGACTAGTGAGCGGCCCTCCCCAGCCCTCGTTCTGCCGCAAGCGGCAGGAGCCGGTGGTGCAGCCGGGCCAACGATGGCTTCCGGGAGCGATTATCCCGCCGCTCCGACTGCGGTCAGTATTCCGAGAGATCATCCCCCAAGGATCCGTGTGTATGCGTGAGCGACCGTCCAGTGCCGCTGCTTTCGAGCGAGCCAAGCGCAGCATTCCTGGTGGCGTGAACAGTCCTGCCCGTGCGTTCGGGGCGGTGGGGGGACACCCGCTGTTCATCGCCCGCGGAGAAGGGCCGTATCTCTACGATCTGGACGGGCAGCGGTATCTGGATTTCGTGGGTTCCTGGGGGCCGCTCATTTGGGGGCACTGCCACCCGGCGGTCCAGGAAGCGGTGGAGGCCGCCTTGCGGCGCGGTTCCACCTTCGGAGCGCCCTGCGAACTGGAGACGGAACTGGCCGAGCTGGTCATCGCCGCGGTGCCGTCGATCGAGATGGTCCGCTTCGTCTCCAGCGGCACGGAAGCGACGATGAGCGCCATCCGCCTGGCACGGGGGTTCACCGGCCGGTCCACCATCATCAAGTTCGCCGGCTGCTATCACGGCCATGTCGATGCCCTGTTGGTGGCAGCGGGTTCCAGCGCCTTGACCCACGGCGTGCCGTCGAGTCCCGGCGTGCCGCCCGGTTGTACCCAGGATACCCTGGTGCTGGAATACAACGATTGCCAGGCTCTGGCCGATGTGTTCCGCCAGCATGGCGATCAGATCGCCGCCGTCATTGTCGAGCCGGTCGTAGGAAACATGGGACTGGTGGAACCGACGGCGGAGTTTCGCCAGGAGCTGCGCCGCCTCACGCTGCGGTACGGCGCCGTGCTGATCTATGACGAAGTGATGACCGGCTTCCGCCTGGCCTTTGGCGGGGCCCAGGAGCTGTACGGCGACCACGCCGACTTGACGACCTTGGGCAAAATCCTCGGCGGCGGCCTGCCTGTGGGGGCCTACGGGGGGCGGCGGGACATCATGCGCCAGGTCATGCCCGCCGGGCCGGTCTTCCAGGCCGGCACGCTCTCCGGCAACCCCCTGGCGATGGCAGCGGGGTTGGCCACGCTCCGCCTCTTGCAGCGCCAGCCGCCGTATGCCTACCTGGAAAATCTGGGCCGCGCCCTCCAGAACGGCTTGCAACAGGCCCTCGACACCCGCCGCATCCCCGGACGCGTCCAGCGAGTCGGCAGCATGTGGACCCTCTTCTTCACCGCCGAGCCGGTCACCAACTACACCACGGCCCGCCAGGCGGATACCCGCCGCTTCGCCCGCTTCTTCTGGGAAATGCTCGACCGCGGCATCTACCTGCCGTGCAGCCAGTTCGAGGCCGCCTTCCTCAACGCCGCCATGACGCCGCAGCACATCGCCCAGACCATCGCCGCCGCCGAAGAAGCCTTGGACATCCTCGCCCACGCCCCCGCTGCCTGACGCTGCCTTCCGGGATTGTTCCTATTTGACAATTTCAGATTTATGGTTCGTATGTATAGATCAAGGGCGCTCGGAGATAATCATCGTCCCCTTGCTATTGACAATCGTGACTTTGGGAACAGATGAACAGATAAAACAAGGCACGGTGACTGGCTCGGAATCATGAGGAAATTGTAACGGTCCGATGCGCCCTCCTGGCCATCGGCTAGGTTTTCCCCCACCGAGGCGTACACTAATCCGAAGAGAGGGCCGGCGGGAAGGCAAAGGGCCAAGCCCCACCGACCGACTTGCTGCGACTCCGGCTGCCGCGGAGGGAGCTGGGACGATCAGGCCAAGTTTCTCCAAACCTTGAGGTGGACCATGATGAGCCGATGGAACTGGATCTGGGCGGGGAGTGTAGGGGGGCTGGTTTTCGCCGGTTTCCTGAGCCTGGCGGCGGCCCAGCAGCCCCCCGCCGGCGGCCCCGGCGACGGTAAAGCCGAACCGACCGTGGCCAGCAAATACCTGGAGCTGCAAAAGGAATTCGAGGCGGTCAACCGCAAACTGCTGGAGCGCTTCCAGGCGGCCAAGACGGAGGCCGAGCGCAATGCCGTGCGGGAGGAAGCCCTGAAGCTGCTTCCCCAATTTGCCGATCGCCTTCTCGCCATTGCCAGCAAGGAAGCGAAGAGCCGGGAGGCGTTCGAGCCGTTGATCCAGGCCCTGCTTTTGGGGCGGGGAGGCGAAGCCAGCAAAAAAGCGGCCGAATTGCTAGCGGAACACCATGCCGGCGATCCCCGCTTGCTCCGCCTGCTGCCTGCCCTGGCGAGCCAAGGCGGTGAGGCTGGCACCCGTCTGCTGGAAGTGCTGGCCGAAAAGGCCACGGATCGCCAGGTTCGCGGTCTCGCCCTGCTTTACCACGGTGCCGGTCTGCTGGAACAGGCGGACATGCCCGGCCCGTCCCCTCTCCCGCCGGAGAAGCGCCAGGCCGCCTATGCCCAGGCGGAGAAGGTCCTGCGCCAGGCCGTCCAGGATTTCGGCGACGTGAAAATCCCCACACCCGCCGGTGAACAAACGGTGGCCAAAGCGGCGGAAGAGCACCTCTTCGTCCTCAACAACCTGACCATCGGCAAGGTGTTGCCGGATGCCGAAGTCCAGGACCTTGACGGCAAGAAAGTCAAAGTGAGCGACTACCGCGGGAAAGTCGTGGTCCTGGACATTTGGGCCACCTGGTGCGGGCCGTGCCGGGCCATGATCCCCCATGAGCGGGAAATGGTGGAGCGCCTCAAGGGGCAGCCGTTTGTGCTCATCAGCCTCAGTGCGGATGCCAAGAAGGAAACGCTGACCAGTTTCCTGGAGAAAGAGCCGATGCCCTGGGTCCACTGGTGGAACGGCGGCGAGAGCGGCGGTGCCCTGGAAAAGTACCGCGTCTCCTTCTTCCCCACCATTTATGTGCTGGATGCCAAAGGGGTGATCCGCTATAAGCATCTGCGCGGAGAGGCGCTGGAGAAGGCGGTGGAAGAACTTCTCCGGGAAGTGAAAAGCGGCGAGAAGAAATGACAGCTTCTCCGCTCGTCCGCATGAGTCCGCCGGTGTCGCGAATCGTTCCGACGGGTTCCATAAGGTAAACGGAAGAGGCGCGCCGTTCCGCCCGGCCAGCGGCGGGGAAGAGGATTCAGCCGGACGATTCTAGCGAAGCGATCGGAAGCGATCCGCGACGGGGCGGAGAAGTGCTATCGGCTTGCTGCCGCGGGAAAGTATGGCGGCACCTATGCCTCACATCCGGGAATTACGGCCTGCGCCGCCGGCTTGGGAAGTCGCCCGGCGCTTGATCGATCTGCCCCACCTGGTCTTTCTGGATTCCGCGGAAGGACATCCCCAGCGTGGCCGTTACTCTTACATCGCCGCCGATCCCGCCGTCTGGTTCACCGCCACGGTGGGAGCGGACCGCCAAGCCGCTCAGCTTCTCTGGCACGAGTGGCACAGCCTCTACCAGCAGTCCCGCCGCCCGGTCGAGTGGCCCGCGGAGTTGCCGCCCTTCTGCGGAGGCTGGGTGGGGCTATTCGGCTACGGCCTGCAACGCCTCTGGGAACGCATTCCGCGGACTCGCTGGGATGAGTTCGCCGTGCCCGATCTGGCGGTGGGGCGCTACGACTGGCTGCTGGCTTTCGACCACTTCCAGCACCGGGCCTGGTGTATCGACTGGACTGCGGAAGGTTCCGCGGCGGAGAGGATCGAAGGGCTGCTCCGCCAGCCCCCGCCGCCGTTGCCGGGGTGTGTCGGTTCCCAAGTGGCCCTGGCTGCTCCCAGTTATCCGCTTCCGGGTTGGCCGGGCGTAGCCAGCAATTTTGATCGAACCGGTTACGAGGCAGCGGTGGGCCGGGCCGTGGAATACGTCCGCGCGGGGGATTGCTTCCAGGTGAATCTGTCTCAGCGCTTGTTGGCCCCGCTGTTCTGCCATCCGTGGGAGTTGTACGAGCGCTTGCGGCAGTGCAATCCCGCTCCTTTCGCCGCCTATTTCGACCTGGGCCGGTTCCAGATTCTCAGCGCCTCCCCGGAGCGTTTCCTGCGCCTATCTGCCGAGGGGTGGGTGGAGACCCGGCCGATCAAGGGGACCCGCCCGCGCGGCCGCTCGGCTGCGGAGGATGCTGCCTTAGCGCAGGAACTGCTTTCCAGCCCCAAGGAGCGCGCCGAGAATGTCATGATCGTGGACCTCTTGCGCAACGATTTAGGGCGGGTGTGTTCGTTTGGCAGCGTGCAGGTCCAGGCGGTATGCGAGCTGGAGAGTTTTCGGCATGTGCATCATTTGGTCTCCGAAGTGCGGGGGCGGTTGCGGCCGGGTTGCGGTCCGCTGGAGTTGCTTGCCGCCGCCTTTCCAGGGGGAAGCGTCACCGGAGCGCCGAAGGTGCGCGCCATGGAGATCATTGCGGAGTTGGAACCGACGGCCCGCGGCCCGTACTGTGGCTGCCTGGCCTGGCTCGGCTTCAACGGTGCGATGGATAGTTGCATCCTCATCCGCACGATGACAGCGGGCCAAGGTTGGGTCCAATTTCCCGTGGGAGGGGGCATCGTCGCGGATAGCGATCCGGCACGAGAATACGAGGAGACGTTACACAAAGCCGCTGGCCTGCTCCGCGCTTGGCAGAGCTGTTCCGGCAGCTGGGACACGACTCTCGAGGCGTTGACACCACGATGATCTTGGAAGACGACTGGTTCCCCCCGCAGGGACTGGTTCCCCCCACCTTGACACGACCATGATTTTGGAAGGCTTGGTCACCACTTTGGACGCTGAAGGCGCCCCGCATCTGGCACCGATGGGACCGCGCTTCGATGCGGCCGAATCAGACCGCTTCCTGCTGCGTCCCTTTCCCACAGCTCAGACCTGCCGGAACCTGCTGCGCCATCCGCAGGGGGTGTTTCACATCACCGATGATGCCCTGTTGCTGGCTCAAGCGGCGATCGGACGCCTGCCTTCCTTCCCGCCGGTTCAGCCCGCCGCTCGGATTCGCGGCGTGGTGCTCCAGGATTGCTGCCGCTATTATGAGTTCGTCATCGAACAAGTTGATACCAGCCAGGAGCGGGTGCATATGCAAGCCCGCATCGTGCATCAGGGCCGCGTCCGGGACTTCCTCGGCTTCCAGCGAGCACGGCATGCGATTGTGGAAGCCGCGATTCTGGCGACCCGCGTCCACCTGCTGCCCTGGGAGGAAATCGAGGCCGAGTTCCGCAAGCTGCGGCGGATCGTGGAGAAGACCGGCGATGCCGCGGAACACGAGGCGATGGCGTTGCTGGAAGAGCATGTGCGCGCGGCGGCAGTCCAGGCAGCCCAGCGATTGGCCCCCCTGCCGGACCAGAACAGCGAAGCGCCCCAGGACCCACCGAGGGGACCATGATTCAGGTGATTGCTCCGAGCCGCTTGCACTTTGGCTTGTTTCAAGTGCCGCAGGGGGAAGGTGAAACCCTTCCGGCTGAGGGACGGCTTTATGGCGGCGTCGGACTGATGATCGACCGTCCCGCGGTGGTGGTGACCTGGCGTGCGGATGGCATGGGCCGGCGCGTGGAAGGGGTCCATGCGGAGCGGGTCCAGCAATTTGCGGCTCGCTTTGAGGCGTCGTTGGCCGTGTCCCAGCGCCGGCCCTATGCCCTGCTGGTGGAGCGCTGCCCCGCCCAGCATATCGGTTTGGGGGTGGGGACGCAACTCGGTTTGGCCACGGCCAAAGCCCTGGCGACTGCCGCCGGTTACGGACACTGGTCCGCCGTCACACTGGCGGCCCGCATCGGACGAGGCGAACGCTCCGCAGTGGGCATCCACGGTTTCGACCACGGCGGCCTGATCGTGGAAGCCGGCAAACGTGCGGGCGAGCTGGTGTCGCCTCTGTGGCACCATGTCCGCCTGCCGGCAAGCTGGCGCGTCCTGCTGATTCTCCTGCCGCAGGGCCAATCCTGGCATGGCTCGCAAGAACGCAGAGCGTTTGCGTGCGCTTGTGGGGGAGCTGCGGCCCGCCTACGCCGCCTGGCCATCGAAGGCCTCGTTCCTGCCGCTCAGAGTGGCGACCTCCACGCCTTTGGCGAAGCCGTCTATGACTTCAACCGCCTGGCGGGAGAGCCTTTTCGCCTCTGTCAGGGAGGAATCTATGCTTCCCCCTGGATCGAAAGCTGGGTGGCCCGCTTGCGGCAAGCCGGCCTCCGCGGTGTCGGGCAAAGCTCCTGGGGACCGACTGTGTTTGCGATCGTCGGCGATGAAGAGACTGCCCGGCATTATGTGCGCCGCTGGCAGACCGAGGCCCCTCTGCTCATCGCCGGCATTGCTCCCGGACATCGCGTGATCCACGATGCTGGCGAACCGCAGAGCTAGCTCCAGAGTGGCCATGGCAGACCTGGCTCCAGAATAGGCAAAGGCGGGATGCGGGACTGGTTTCCAGGCGACGGCCAAGGCATCAGCCAGCCACTGCCGTGATGGAAGCGGAAGCCCCAGCCGGGAAGGAGACGGGTTGCTGTCAGCGAGGTGCCATCAGGAGGCGAGCCAACCGTGGGTGCGGAACCAGTCGAGCATTTCCCGTGTGAGGCGTCCGCTGTTGTCCATGCGCGGCACCTTGTGCTGCCCGCCATATTTGCCGCGTGCCTTCATCCATTCCGCAAAACCGCCCCGGCGGATGAGTTGCACTTCCGGCCTACGCATGGCTAAGTCCCCCTGGCGGTGGGGGGCGTAGTCCTCGTTGAGCACCATCAGGGCGGCATCGATGGCTTGGGCGAACTGCTGCGGATCAGGCAGGCGGTCGGCACATTCCACCAGATACAAGTGATGGCCGGGCAGGTGGGGCTGCTCCGGGAAAACCGGCCCGACGTGAAAGTCCACCACATGCACCCCGCAGCTCTGAGCCGCGGAGGCGACCGCCTTTTCCACCTCCTCGCTGATCAGGTGTTCGCCGAAAGCGGAGAGAAAGTATTTCGTCCGGCCTGTGAATCGCAACAGGGGAGGCGACCGCCGTTCGAATGTCACCGTGTCCCCCAGCACATAGGCCCACAAGCCTGCACAGGTCGTGAGCACCACCGCATAGTTAACACCCGTTTCCACTTGGGCCAGCGTATGCCGCGGCGGGCGTTCTTTCTTCCCCAGTTCCTCCACCGGGACGAACTCGAAGAAGATGCCATGATCGGGGATGACCCGCAGCAGGTGATAGCGGGGGTCCTCCGTGGCCACGAATCCTTCCGACGACGGATAGACTTCGCAGAAATGGACGCGGTCGCTGCCGATCTCCCGGCGGAAGATGTCCCGATACGGATCGAAGGCGGTGCCGCCGTGAACTACCAGGCGCAGGGCGGGCCAAATCTCGGCGATGGTCGCTTTACCGCTGATGGCTTTGAGCTTGCCGAAAAGCACGAGTAACCAAGCGGGAATGCCGCTGATCGCCGTGATCGGTTCGGAGACGCTCCGCTCCGCGAGTCGCTGGATTTTTTCCTCCCAATTGGCGAGCAAAGCCAGCTCCGGCGGGGGAAAGGTGTACGGGCGCAGGATGTCCGGGAATTCACGCGCGGCGATGCCGCTGAGATCACCCGCTCGGCTGCCATCGGCTTGCGGGCGCAGTTCCGTACTGCCGCCGACGAAGAAAAACTTGCCGGTGAGTAGGCGAGCGCCAGGATGCACATGGCGAAACAATGCCGTCGTGGTGAAGGCCGCCTTCTTGTTCGACCGCACCATCTCCCACGTCACCGGAATATACTTCGTGGCCCCGGTGGTCGTTCCGGAGGAAAGAGCGTAGTAGGGTATATCTTCCGGCCAGGTGGTCCCCCGCAAGCGAGGATAGGTATCCTTCCAGTATTCAGTCCAGAAGTCCTCGTAATGCCGCAGGGGAACGCGGGCCTGATAGTCCGCCACGGAGAGGAGGCGGGAAAAGTCATGGTCCTGACCGAAGCGAGTAGCTGCCGCCCGCCGGATCAAAGACAGCAGCGTATTCTGCTGGACCTGAGCGATGGGCAGGGTATCGAGCTGCCGGGTGCGGTAATGCGCGTGCCGGACCATCAGCGTGTCCGCCACCTGACGAACCAGCCGGCTCCCCGCGAGGGAGGCTAGCAGAGGGATGCCGCGCATGGACTTGACCTCGCCAAGCATCAACTGCACCCTAGCATCCGGCAGCCCACGCCTTCCTTCCGCCTCGGACCCGCTACCGAAACTCTGCCAGCGCAGTCCGAATCAGACCCGTCCGGCGCCGCTCACGTTCAGGGGACCAAAGGCTGAATCTTGAAGCCCCGACAGACATATACCCCCCCCGGCGGCAGATTCCAGGGAACGAAGCGGAAGCGGATGTCGTCAAAATACCGGGCATACAGGCGGTAGTAGATCAGCGGCATGACCGTGAGTTGTCGGAAGGTTCCGCCTGGCGCTAGCACACGGGCTGCTGTCGAAAGGATCGCGTGCCGCAATTCCTCCGGGAATGAGGGAAGGGGCAAGCCGGAGAGCACGTGGTCCACCTGCGGGATGCCTCGCTCCGCCAGAAGCCGCTCCAGATGCACCGCATCCCCGTGAATCACCTCCAGGTTCGCGATGTTGGAGAACCGCGCCTTGAGGCGGCTGCACAGCACCGGGTCCAGTTCCACCACAATCAGCCGCGTCTGCGGGCGCACATGCCGGATCAACTCTGCCGTGATCGGTCCCGTTCCCGCTCCTAGCTCCACCAGGCAGCGCACCTTCTCCCACTCGATCCCGTCCACCACCTTGCGTGCCATCGCCCGCGAACTGGGGGCAAACGAGGCGATCTTCCGTCCATGCCGCAGAAAGGCCTTCATCATCAGCCACCAATCCGGACCCTTGGGAGGATGGGCGCAAGGCTCATGGCTGCCCGCGGGAGAGATCGCCGCCTTACTTTTCTCCCCCGTATCCGGAGATAGCGAACTGTCGCTCCGCCGTCCCGCACTCCCCGTCACAGGGTCGGCGGAAGACGCGGCGGACGAGCCAGCATCATCTCCGGCCACGACGGCCGAGCCTTGGGACGCGGCGCGCTCAGAAAGTACACCACCAGATGATTGATCGTCGACGCCTTCTCGATCTGAGGCGCGTGACCGCACTTGCGCAGCTTGAGAAAGTGTCCTTGCGGCAGCTCGCGGGCCGCCTCTTCCGCGGTTTTGGGGCAACAAATCTTATCCTCCGCTGCTGTCACCAACAGGCACGGACAACGCACCTCCCGCAGCCGTTGCCGTACCGTATGCTCCAGCGTTCCACGCACCGTCTTCAAAAAACCCGTCTTCCAACGCCGATTCCCAAACTTGCTCTTGTAGTACCGGAGAATGTCCTTGTCGGCTAGTCGCGGCCGATAAAATACGCTCCGCACCATCGCCTGCGCATCCCGGCCCACCACCCCCTCAATAATCGGCAACTGCTCCTTGTCCCCCATCCCCGACGGACACAACAGCACCATCCGGTTCACCAGCTCCGGATACCGCGCCGCAAACTCCACCGCCACCTTGCCCCCCAAACTGCTCGCCACCAAATGATACGGCGGCGTCTGCACAAACTGATCCAAATACAAATACAACTGCCCCACCAGATAATCCACATCAATCGGCTCCCGCGCCGCAATCCGCCGGTGCAATGCCTCCCCCTCATAGGCAATGATGTTCGGCATGTGCACCTCAAAATACCGCGACCAAAAACGCCGATTGCGATACCACGTCTCCGCTTGCTCCGCCAAACCATTGATCAACACCAGCGGCGGACGCCGACCGTACTGCCGCGGACGCAAGCGCTCCAGCAATCCCCGCAGCGGCGATCCCATAGCTTCCCCCCTGACAATCAATGTCTCTCCCCGCCTCGCGCGCAAAACTCGCCCCTCCGTGGACAATACCTCCTCCCCTAACCGGACAAAGCGGCCTCGCCTTCTCGGCCCTAAGCCCTTTTTCCGGTTAATATACACTCTACCGCCAATCTAATCGGCGAACCTCTGCCCCGCAAGAACTCACTTCCCTCCTTTCTCCCGGCGGAAATGCCATCTCCCTGTAACCCAAAAATGACCTCCTCTGGCATAAACATTCTGAGTTTTATTCAAACAAAAATGTCTCCATTTCGTACTATCTTTTCCACCCGGCGGAGGGCCGCGCGCCCCTCCATGCCCCGCCATCCATGCCCGATTGTCAAGCTCGAAATTGCCCGAACCATGAGAGAAATGAACCTTTGGTAAATAATTGGACAGATCAAAACATCCTAATAAATAGACTGTACTTAATACCTTATTTTCTTCAATAGGACTCTCATCGGTTGTCTTCCCCAGAACCGCCGGAAGCGTGGGATAGGCTGCCATCGCCGCCTCCTCACAATGACGATCTGATGTCACTCCATCATCTCCCATACCATCGCCTGCTGCTTCACTCGGCAGAAAATCGCTGCCAACACCCGCGCACTCCGACGCTGCATCCGCCTTCGCCGTCCCCTCCCGAGTTGCCCCAGCTTCTTCCCCCGCTGTCGCTGCCATGCTGAATACTGACAGGGTAGCGTCATTG from Thermogemmata fonticola encodes:
- the hemL gene encoding glutamate-1-semialdehyde 2,1-aminomutase — its product is MRERPSSAAAFERAKRSIPGGVNSPARAFGAVGGHPLFIARGEGPYLYDLDGQRYLDFVGSWGPLIWGHCHPAVQEAVEAALRRGSTFGAPCELETELAELVIAAVPSIEMVRFVSSGTEATMSAIRLARGFTGRSTIIKFAGCYHGHVDALLVAAGSSALTHGVPSSPGVPPGCTQDTLVLEYNDCQALADVFRQHGDQIAAVIVEPVVGNMGLVEPTAEFRQELRRLTLRYGAVLIYDEVMTGFRLAFGGAQELYGDHADLTTLGKILGGGLPVGAYGGRRDIMRQVMPAGPVFQAGTLSGNPLAMAAGLATLRLLQRQPPYAYLENLGRALQNGLQQALDTRRIPGRVQRVGSMWTLFFTAEPVTNYTTARQADTRRFARFFWEMLDRGIYLPCSQFEAAFLNAAMTPQHIAQTIAAAEEALDILAHAPAA
- a CDS encoding class I SAM-dependent methyltransferase, which encodes MMKAFLRHGRKIASFAPSSRAMARKVVDGIEWEKVRCLVELGAGTGPITAELIRHVRPQTRLIVVELDPVLCSRLKARFSNIANLEVIHGDAVHLERLLAERGIPQVDHVLSGLPLPSFPEELRHAILSTAARVLAPGGTFRQLTVMPLIYYRLYARYFDDIRFRFVPWNLPPGGVYVCRGFKIQPLVP
- a CDS encoding serine/threonine-protein kinase, giving the protein MLVGQTIGSGAYRFEVEAELGAGAMGMVYRARFYMDGKVVPVALKMVSLGLLGNEAALARFEREANILKQLRHPNIVRLYASGQYRKMPFIAMEFIDGESLDRVLSRRGRLTWEEVVAYGKQLCAALQHAHDKGIIHRDLKPSNIMITREGVLKLTDFGIAKDIDVTALTAANSTIGTAAYMSPEQCKGDRDLTHKSDLYSLGVVFFELLTGRKPFRAETTMDMFLKHVQEAPPRPSRLTVEVPPKLEALILQLMAKDKDDRPTDAAWVGRMLEEIEEDALALRSAGEALLHSRNLDKPRHADGSRLTAEDREALRALRGKKVRKKKQRDDRAWWEKPLFQASAAVLGLVAVAGLAAWALWPPSADKLWHAVETATEPDQQRKAAETYLKRFGQNEDERTQKVAAIFRDLVVRERNRVLQNRFNRGMSQPLENDDAEAYKLAWKALEYEKLGNLTLAEQHWKQLQERFAESAQLPFTLEEATLQKARWGWLAQHRLQLLQEVRKLADTLRKQVDEYREFERPFPTDATQPETLALFAQRLELFGDREKALRIWTQLHERTEKDEEQKSWHLLAGERKHRLTTASTPADPLKQRLNLIEGHLQKAQQLLAVLQPDDPAIKRKRADIRILCRDIADLYADEGEPAIEKLVQQARTLLEKMRD
- a CDS encoding DUF447 domain-containing protein; translated protein: MILEGLVTTLDAEGAPHLAPMGPRFDAAESDRFLLRPFPTAQTCRNLLRHPQGVFHITDDALLLAQAAIGRLPSFPPVQPAARIRGVVLQDCCRYYEFVIEQVDTSQERVHMQARIVHQGRVRDFLGFQRARHAIVEAAILATRVHLLPWEEIEAEFRKLRRIVEKTGDAAEHEAMALLEEHVRAAAVQAAQRLAPLPDQNSEAPQDPPRGP
- a CDS encoding TlpA family protein disulfide reductase — its product is MMSRWNWIWAGSVGGLVFAGFLSLAAAQQPPAGGPGDGKAEPTVASKYLELQKEFEAVNRKLLERFQAAKTEAERNAVREEALKLLPQFADRLLAIASKEAKSREAFEPLIQALLLGRGGEASKKAAELLAEHHAGDPRLLRLLPALASQGGEAGTRLLEVLAEKATDRQVRGLALLYHGAGLLEQADMPGPSPLPPEKRQAAYAQAEKVLRQAVQDFGDVKIPTPAGEQTVAKAAEEHLFVLNNLTIGKVLPDAEVQDLDGKKVKVSDYRGKVVVLDIWATWCGPCRAMIPHEREMVERLKGQPFVLISLSADAKKETLTSFLEKEPMPWVHWWNGGESGGALEKYRVSFFPTIYVLDAKGVIRYKHLRGEALEKAVEELLREVKSGEKK
- the pabB gene encoding aminodeoxychorismate synthase component I, whose translation is MAAPMPHIRELRPAPPAWEVARRLIDLPHLVFLDSAEGHPQRGRYSYIAADPAVWFTATVGADRQAAQLLWHEWHSLYQQSRRPVEWPAELPPFCGGWVGLFGYGLQRLWERIPRTRWDEFAVPDLAVGRYDWLLAFDHFQHRAWCIDWTAEGSAAERIEGLLRQPPPPLPGCVGSQVALAAPSYPLPGWPGVASNFDRTGYEAAVGRAVEYVRAGDCFQVNLSQRLLAPLFCHPWELYERLRQCNPAPFAAYFDLGRFQILSASPERFLRLSAEGWVETRPIKGTRPRGRSAAEDAALAQELLSSPKERAENVMIVDLLRNDLGRVCSFGSVQVQAVCELESFRHVHHLVSEVRGRLRPGCGPLELLAAAFPGGSVTGAPKVRAMEIIAELEPTARGPYCGCLAWLGFNGAMDSCILIRTMTAGQGWVQFPVGGGIVADSDPAREYEETLHKAAGLLRAWQSCSGSWDTTLEALTPR
- a CDS encoding beta-RFAP synthase, with the translated sequence MIQVIAPSRLHFGLFQVPQGEGETLPAEGRLYGGVGLMIDRPAVVVTWRADGMGRRVEGVHAERVQQFAARFEASLAVSQRRPYALLVERCPAQHIGLGVGTQLGLATAKALATAAGYGHWSAVTLAARIGRGERSAVGIHGFDHGGLIVEAGKRAGELVSPLWHHVRLPASWRVLLILLPQGQSWHGSQERRAFACACGGAAARLRRLAIEGLVPAAQSGDLHAFGEAVYDFNRLAGEPFRLCQGGIYASPWIESWVARLRQAGLRGVGQSSWGPTVFAIVGDEETARHYVRRWQTEAPLLIAGIAPGHRVIHDAGEPQS
- a CDS encoding alpha/beta fold hydrolase translates to MGSPLRGLLERLRPRQYGRRPPLVLINGLAEQAETWYRNRRFWSRYFEVHMPNIIAYEGEALHRRIAAREPIDVDYLVGQLYLYLDQFVQTPPYHLVASSLGGKVAVEFAARYPELVNRMVLLCPSGMGDKEQLPIIEGVVGRDAQAMVRSVFYRPRLADKDILRYYKSKFGNRRWKTGFLKTVRGTLEHTVRQRLREVRCPCLLVTAAEDKICCPKTAEEAARELPQGHFLKLRKCGHAPQIEKASTINHLVVYFLSAPRPKARPSWPEMMLARPPRLPPTL
- a CDS encoding GH3 auxin-responsive promoter family protein; the encoded protein is MRGIPLLASLAGSRLVRQVADTLMVRHAHYRTRQLDTLPIAQVQQNTLLSLIRRAAATRFGQDHDFSRLLSVADYQARVPLRHYEDFWTEYWKDTYPRLRGTTWPEDIPYYALSSGTTTGATKYIPVTWEMVRSNKKAAFTTTALFRHVHPGARLLTGKFFFVGGSTELRPQADGSRAGDLSGIAAREFPDILRPYTFPPPELALLANWEEKIQRLAERSVSEPITAISGIPAWLLVLFGKLKAISGKATIAEIWPALRLVVHGGTAFDPYRDIFRREIGSDRVHFCEVYPSSEGFVATEDPRYHLLRVIPDHGIFFEFVPVEELGKKERPPRHTLAQVETGVNYAVVLTTCAGLWAYVLGDTVTFERRSPPLLRFTGRTKYFLSAFGEHLISEEVEKAVASAAQSCGVHVVDFHVGPVFPEQPHLPGHHLYLVECADRLPDPQQFAQAIDAALMVLNEDYAPHRQGDLAMRRPEVQLIRRGGFAEWMKARGKYGGQHKVPRMDNSGRLTREMLDWFRTHGWLAS